The Halalkalibacter krulwichiae genome has a segment encoding these proteins:
- the rpmF gene encoding 50S ribosomal protein L32, translating to MAVPFRRTSKTRKNKRRTHYKLAVPGMVKCPECGEMKLAHRVCKECGTYKGQDVVSK from the coding sequence ATGGCAGTACCTTTTAGAAGAACATCTAAAACTCGCAAAAATAAGCGTCGTACTCACTACAAGTTAGCAGTACCTGGTATGGTTAAATGTCCTGAGTGTGGAGAAATGAAATTAGCACACCGTGTTTGTAAAGAGTGTGGCACATACAAAGGCCAAGACGTAGTTAGCAAGTAA
- a CDS encoding YceD family protein yields MKWSLQQLAIAKHKPFTFEETIELSNLKKLNPEIRSVYPVHVKGEVVYSGSLITFLLDVKGELILPCARTLADVRFSIDLQESVHFHPADEYVTTSVEQDDIHFFEGEMIDLIPAIEELILLEVPIQVFAEEGVEGPAPKSGKDWELFKHNEQKNRIDPRLADLAKFFEKE; encoded by the coding sequence ATGAAATGGTCATTACAGCAATTAGCGATTGCCAAGCATAAACCATTTACATTTGAAGAAACGATTGAGCTTTCTAACTTAAAGAAGTTAAATCCAGAAATAAGATCTGTCTATCCTGTTCATGTAAAAGGAGAAGTTGTATATTCTGGATCCTTGATTACGTTTTTACTCGATGTTAAAGGTGAATTAATTCTTCCTTGTGCAAGAACATTAGCGGATGTACGTTTTTCGATTGATCTTCAGGAATCTGTTCATTTTCATCCTGCTGATGAATATGTAACGACTTCTGTTGAGCAAGATGATATTCATTTCTTTGAAGGGGAAATGATAGATTTAATTCCAGCTATTGAGGAGCTTATTTTACTAGAAGTTCCAATTCAAGTATTTGCTGAAGAGGGAGTAGAAGGACCTGCGCCAAAATCTGGTAAAGACTGGGAACTTTTTAAGCATAATGAGCAAAAGAATCGGATTGATCCAAGATTAGCCGATTTAGCAAAGTTTTTTGAAAAGGAATAG
- a CDS encoding nucleotidyltransferase — translation MKAVGIVVEYNPFHNGHLYQVEQAKQATHADVVIAIMSASFLQRGEPAIVSKWFRTEMALSRGVDIVLELPYIYSTQKAETFANGAIAILKEVGVEYINFGSESGDVDSFNQLSDFMHEHKDEFDQLVKKHIKKGYSYPRATTAAFQDLHPASNMLSLTEPNNILGFHYIKAIRDQHASIKATTTLRKQAQYHDAFVTGHAIASATSIRKALMDKDINEISHVMPEETFSLLNEYQRSYQLLHTWEHYFNMLQYKILSTPLTELRSIYECEEGLEYRMKDLIKDSMSFTELMERFKTKRYTWTRLQRLLTHILTNTTKTEMEEACSTYKPPYIRLLGMTQNGRSYLNKTKSDREVPIITKFSKASGIQKQIEERVTNIYLSPLKKEHFIKEMKQEFSRSPIILNH, via the coding sequence TTGAAAGCAGTAGGAATTGTTGTTGAATATAACCCATTTCATAACGGTCACTTATACCAAGTTGAACAAGCCAAACAAGCAACTCATGCGGATGTAGTAATCGCTATCATGAGTGCGTCATTTTTACAGCGAGGTGAACCCGCCATTGTTTCAAAGTGGTTTAGAACAGAGATGGCTTTATCTAGAGGCGTTGACATCGTACTAGAACTCCCCTATATATATTCTACCCAAAAAGCAGAAACGTTTGCGAATGGAGCTATAGCAATTTTAAAAGAAGTTGGAGTAGAGTATATTAATTTTGGAAGCGAATCTGGTGACGTTGATTCCTTCAATCAGCTAAGCGATTTTATGCATGAGCATAAAGATGAATTTGATCAACTTGTAAAAAAACACATAAAAAAAGGATATAGTTATCCACGAGCAACCACTGCAGCTTTCCAAGACTTGCATCCTGCTTCTAATATGTTATCTTTAACCGAGCCAAACAATATTCTTGGGTTTCATTATATAAAAGCCATTCGTGACCAACATGCTTCTATTAAGGCAACCACTACTTTACGGAAGCAAGCCCAGTATCACGATGCCTTTGTAACCGGTCATGCCATTGCCAGTGCAACAAGCATTCGTAAAGCATTAATGGACAAGGATATAAACGAAATTAGTCATGTCATGCCTGAAGAAACCTTTTCTCTCTTAAATGAATATCAACGTTCCTATCAGTTACTCCATACATGGGAGCATTATTTTAACATGCTTCAATACAAAATTCTTTCTACACCTTTAACGGAGTTACGTTCCATATATGAATGTGAAGAAGGACTTGAATACCGAATGAAAGATCTTATTAAAGACTCAATGTCCTTTACAGAATTGATGGAACGATTTAAGACAAAACGGTATACATGGACTCGTCTTCAACGTCTTTTAACACATATTTTAACCAATACGACAAAAACAGAAATGGAAGAAGCTTGCTCTACATATAAGCCACCTTATATTCGCCTGCTAGGCATGACACAAAATGGACGATCATATTTAAATAAAACAAAAAGCGATCGGGAGGTACCTATTATAACCAAGTTTAGTAAAGCATCAGGAATTCAAAAACAAATTGAAGAGCGGGTTACCAACATTTATCTTAGCCCATTAAAAAAAGAGCATTTCATTAAGGAAATGAAGCAAGAATTTAGCCGTTCACCTATTATTCTTAACCATTAA
- a CDS encoding SepM family pheromone-processing serine protease, with translation MTSMIKKRWIFLILAFLFLHFYQLPYYYSQPGGAKVLDDVINVEGGFKEEEGSFMLTTVQMGKANLFFYAWAQLSPYRLLYPEEQIRYEGETDEEYQHRQLMAMDGSQVIAKINAYEKAGKTIEYDYKGVRVTSLIKGMPAYGLLKPGDHIIGVNGIEVLTSEQLIDLLQGMNLSDTVELTVMRDNQMESVELGFSKFPEEMNVPNDRVGIGIQAPITDRDVTFEPNVTIDTSQIGGPSAGLMFSLEIYNQLTEEDITKGYEVAGTGTINEEGTVGRIGGANQKVVAADRAGADFFFAPNEGGVANSNYQEAIEAAEDIGTSMKVIPIDHFDEALAFLQSLPPKN, from the coding sequence ATGACATCAATGATTAAGAAGCGCTGGATCTTTCTTATTTTAGCCTTTCTTTTTCTACATTTTTATCAGCTCCCTTATTATTATTCCCAACCTGGTGGTGCGAAAGTGTTGGATGATGTAATTAATGTAGAAGGGGGATTTAAGGAAGAAGAGGGATCTTTTATGCTTACGACTGTCCAAATGGGCAAGGCTAATCTCTTCTTTTATGCATGGGCTCAATTGAGTCCTTATCGTCTTCTTTATCCGGAAGAGCAAATCCGTTATGAAGGAGAAACAGATGAAGAGTATCAACACCGTCAACTGATGGCAATGGATGGATCGCAAGTGATTGCGAAAATTAACGCTTATGAAAAAGCTGGTAAAACAATTGAATATGATTATAAAGGTGTTCGAGTTACGTCTCTTATTAAGGGAATGCCGGCATATGGTCTTTTAAAACCAGGTGATCATATTATCGGTGTGAACGGCATTGAAGTTCTAACTTCAGAGCAATTGATTGACTTGTTACAAGGAATGAATCTAAGTGATACGGTTGAATTAACGGTCATGAGAGACAATCAAATGGAGAGCGTTGAACTAGGATTCTCCAAGTTTCCAGAAGAAATGAATGTGCCGAATGATCGAGTTGGTATTGGAATTCAGGCGCCTATCACAGATCGTGATGTCACCTTTGAGCCGAATGTAACAATAGATACTAGTCAAATAGGTGGCCCTTCAGCTGGGCTCATGTTCTCATTAGAAATTTACAACCAATTAACGGAAGAAGATATTACTAAAGGGTATGAAGTAGCAGGGACAGGTACGATAAATGAAGAAGGAACAGTTGGGCGAATTGGAGGGGCCAATCAAAAAGTTGTAGCTGCTGATCGAGCAGGAGCTGACTTTTTTTTCGCTCCAAATGAGGGGGGAGTAGCTAATTCAAATTATCAGGAAGCGATAGAGGCAGCTGAGGATATTGGTACTTCAATGAAAGTCATTCCAATTGATCATTTTGATGAAGCATTAGCATTTTTACAGTCATTGCCTCCAAAAAATTAA
- a CDS encoding 2-dehydropantoate 2-reductase, protein MEVAIIGSGSIGMLVTYYLSTIKNQPISVFTNRQGQTDLINENGIKIIRGSEEAISKNIRATRVDSISVDREIDLLILTVKSYQVEDVLKQLSERNVKVNSILFMQNGMGHIEYFPKLEVAEIAVAVVEHGAIRKNDFTVHHTGIGAIRWSYVQKGTLIIENFFEYCFPSYFAVQHESSWEELLQKKLVVNACINSLTSLMEVKNGALIANKNCYSMLKMVFNEVMVALNVEDTTQHWNYVLEVCEKTANNKSSMFIDVTNNRKTEVDSIIGYLIRRAQESKVELSILPFLFQAIQAKEGKGE, encoded by the coding sequence ATGGAGGTTGCCATAATAGGTTCTGGTTCAATTGGAATGTTAGTTACATATTATTTATCAACCATAAAAAATCAACCGATTTCTGTTTTTACTAACCGTCAGGGACAGACAGATTTAATAAATGAAAATGGCATTAAAATAATTAGAGGTTCTGAAGAAGCAATATCGAAAAATATACGTGCGACAAGGGTAGATTCCATCTCTGTAGATAGAGAAATTGATTTGCTCATATTAACAGTGAAATCTTACCAAGTGGAAGATGTTTTGAAGCAATTAAGTGAACGAAACGTGAAAGTCAATTCGATTTTGTTTATGCAAAACGGAATGGGACATATTGAGTATTTTCCTAAATTAGAAGTGGCTGAAATTGCTGTTGCAGTCGTTGAACATGGTGCAATAAGAAAGAATGATTTCACGGTTCATCATACTGGAATAGGGGCTATAAGGTGGTCTTATGTTCAAAAAGGAACACTAATAATTGAAAACTTTTTTGAATATTGTTTTCCTTCGTACTTTGCCGTACAGCATGAAAGCAGCTGGGAAGAGTTATTACAAAAGAAACTTGTAGTTAATGCCTGTATAAATTCATTAACAAGTTTAATGGAAGTTAAAAACGGTGCATTAATTGCCAACAAAAACTGTTATTCTATGCTGAAAATGGTTTTTAACGAAGTGATGGTTGCCTTAAATGTTGAGGATACGACTCAGCATTGGAACTATGTTCTCGAAGTATGTGAGAAAACAGCCAATAATAAATCTTCTATGTTTATAGATGTAACAAATAATCGAAAAACAGAAGTTGATAGTATAATTGGCTATTTAATTAGAAGAGCTCAAGAGAGTAAGGTGGAGTTATCAATTTTGCCTTTTCTTTTTCAGGCGATTCAAGCAAAGGAAGGGAAGGGGGAATAA
- a CDS encoding patatin-like phospholipase family protein — protein MGSSRPKIGLALGSGGARGFAHIGVLKALEKENIPVDYIAGSSMGALVGSLYGVGQKPEHLERFATLFRRKYFVDFIVPKLGFVAGQKAKEVIRMLAKDKKLEELSPPVAVVATDIKNGERVVLQSGDVATAVRASIAIPGIFVPEKVGDRLLVDGGVIDRVPVSVVREMGADITIAVDVSYFRTEPELHTIFDVIMQSMDIMAREMIRVTEFDSSVMIRPIVKQSSSLDFTEVDGLIRRGEEATMEKMKEIKSCIANWKENKNDIND, from the coding sequence ATGGGGAGTTCTCGACCAAAGATCGGACTTGCATTAGGATCAGGAGGAGCTCGCGGTTTTGCCCATATTGGGGTATTGAAGGCTTTAGAGAAAGAAAATATTCCGGTCGATTATATCGCTGGTAGCAGCATGGGCGCGCTAGTAGGCAGTTTATATGGAGTTGGACAAAAGCCTGAGCATTTAGAGAGATTTGCAACGCTATTTCGCAGAAAGTATTTTGTTGATTTTATTGTTCCTAAGCTTGGTTTTGTTGCAGGCCAAAAAGCAAAAGAAGTTATTCGTATGCTAGCCAAAGATAAAAAGCTAGAAGAATTGTCTCCTCCAGTAGCGGTTGTTGCAACCGATATAAAAAATGGAGAAAGAGTTGTCCTACAAAGTGGGGATGTTGCAACAGCTGTTCGAGCAAGTATTGCAATTCCAGGTATTTTTGTGCCTGAAAAGGTCGGTGATCGTCTATTAGTTGATGGTGGAGTAATAGACCGAGTACCAGTCTCAGTCGTAAGAGAAATGGGAGCGGATATAACGATTGCTGTCGATGTTTCCTATTTTCGGACAGAACCAGAACTACATACTATTTTCGATGTCATTATGCAAAGCATGGATATTATGGCAAGAGAAATGATACGTGTCACGGAATTTGACAGTTCCGTTATGATTCGACCCATTGTTAAACAATCAAGCTCACTTGATTTTACGGAAGTAGATGGTTTAATTCGTCGTGGAGAAGAAGCAACAATGGAAAAAATGAAAGAGATAAAAAGTTGCATTGCAAACTGGAAGGAGAACAAAAATGACATCAATGATTAA
- a CDS encoding RsfA family transcriptional regulator — protein sequence MTTIRQDAWSTDEDLVLAEVVLRHIREGSTQLSAFEEVGDRLSRTSAACGFRWNSTIRKKYESAIALAKKQRTKNKKVTEQNEWEEETSREITEPVEKVVLQVKESDDIERLVPPTLTMEAVISFLGEYHESMKERVSKEEIEQLKSENVQLQKELERVKEEKKVMTEDYKALLSIMDRARKLSLYETSQET from the coding sequence ATGACAACAATCCGTCAAGATGCGTGGAGTACTGATGAAGACCTCGTTTTAGCAGAGGTTGTATTAAGACATATTAGAGAAGGAAGTACCCAATTATCAGCATTTGAGGAAGTGGGGGACCGTCTTTCAAGAACGAGTGCCGCATGTGGCTTTAGATGGAACTCTACTATTAGAAAAAAATATGAATCAGCCATTGCTCTAGCTAAAAAACAAAGAACAAAAAATAAGAAAGTTACTGAACAAAATGAATGGGAGGAAGAGACGAGTCGAGAAATTACAGAACCGGTTGAAAAGGTTGTCTTACAAGTAAAAGAAAGTGATGATATTGAACGACTCGTTCCCCCTACGCTAACGATGGAAGCGGTTATTTCTTTTTTAGGAGAATATCATGAAAGTATGAAAGAGCGTGTTTCCAAAGAAGAAATAGAACAATTGAAGAGTGAAAATGTTCAATTGCAAAAAGAGCTAGAAAGGGTTAAAGAAGAGAAAAAGGTGATGACGGAGGATTATAAAGCTCTCTTATCGATCATGGATCGTGCAAGGAAGCTTTCATTATATGAAACGTCGCAAGAAACGTAA
- a CDS encoding DUF3397 domain-containing protein, producing the protein MGDLLAWVIATIVTIPLLGWYVIYIANVKISKNKKKSIRRASDWTTVLFMIAVYFIMLELWAKSFLWIILALFFFIALIFTWIHWKLSGDIHIGKLFRGIWRFNFLLFFILYLLLCGFGLLYRILII; encoded by the coding sequence TTGGGTGATTTACTAGCTTGGGTAATTGCTACGATTGTAACCATTCCGCTTTTAGGTTGGTATGTAATATATATTGCAAATGTGAAGATCTCGAAAAACAAAAAAAAATCAATCCGGCGCGCATCGGACTGGACAACTGTATTATTTATGATTGCTGTCTATTTTATCATGTTAGAATTATGGGCAAAATCTTTCTTGTGGATTATACTTGCATTGTTCTTTTTTATTGCATTGATTTTCACTTGGATTCATTGGAAATTATCAGGAGATATTCATATTGGTAAACTATTTAGGGGAATTTGGCGTTTTAATTTTTTGCTTTTTTTTATTCTATATCTATTGTTATGTGGTTTTGGATTACTATACAGAATTTTGATTATATAA
- a CDS encoding N-acetyltransferase, which yields MQKHEVKRLLVNYKTLEEFKNFREFGAAELSMKGDLEDNIIEDNSESPFYGIYYGKKLVARMSLYRIEGKYDRYFDPPQDYLELWKLEVLEPYRGQGYGAALVNFAKSLKLPIKTNGRQGSSDFWTHMGFEASTYQESRDRGESPFVWYPPGVHEQNSEENI from the coding sequence ATGCAAAAGCATGAAGTAAAACGCCTTCTCGTCAATTATAAAACACTAGAAGAATTCAAGAACTTCCGTGAATTTGGAGCTGCTGAGCTTTCTATGAAAGGCGATTTAGAAGATAATATCATTGAGGATAATAGTGAATCCCCATTTTACGGGATTTACTACGGGAAGAAGCTCGTAGCTAGAATGAGCCTCTATCGTATTGAAGGAAAATACGACCGCTATTTCGATCCTCCACAAGATTATTTGGAGCTTTGGAAACTAGAAGTTCTTGAGCCTTATAGAGGTCAAGGATATGGAGCTGCTTTAGTTAATTTTGCAAAATCACTTAAGCTTCCAATTAAAACAAACGGTCGCCAAGGTTCTAGCGATTTCTGGACCCATATGGGCTTTGAAGCGTCAACCTATCAAGAATCAAGAGACCGCGGTGAAAGTCCTTTTGTTTGGTATCCTCCTGGTGTACATGAGCAAAATAGCGAAGAAAATATTTAA
- a CDS encoding enoyl-CoA hydratase/isomerase family protein yields the protein MEHIIVERDPNKVTWIQINREPIRNALNLDVMAEIHQALDNVEKDDSRVVIITGAGDRAFCSGGDLTSFQHLHTKEQAADMLFKMGQLLERIMFFPKITVAALNGTAVGGGSELAVACDFRVAVPHAKMGFIQGKLGITTGWGGGTILLHRIQPSYALEMLASARIYPVQELTQSNLVQAIITEPLRMGVLEWLSPILRQNENVLHAYKQRLLDQFDQVRIQKNIKKEIDECSSLWATKEHHEAVKGFLTGK from the coding sequence ATGGAGCATATCATTGTTGAAAGAGATCCAAACAAAGTAACATGGATTCAAATTAACCGGGAGCCGATAAGAAATGCTCTAAATTTAGATGTGATGGCTGAGATTCATCAAGCATTAGATAATGTTGAAAAGGATGATAGTAGAGTTGTAATTATTACAGGAGCAGGCGATCGAGCTTTTTGTTCAGGTGGTGACTTAACTAGTTTTCAGCATTTACATACAAAAGAACAAGCGGCTGATATGCTTTTTAAAATGGGACAACTATTGGAGCGAATTATGTTTTTTCCGAAAATAACCGTTGCAGCTTTGAATGGGACAGCGGTAGGTGGTGGGAGTGAACTTGCTGTTGCATGTGATTTTCGAGTAGCTGTACCTCACGCCAAAATGGGCTTTATTCAAGGGAAACTTGGTATTACAACAGGTTGGGGTGGTGGTACGATTTTATTACATAGAATTCAGCCATCTTATGCTTTGGAGATGTTAGCGTCAGCTCGTATTTATCCTGTCCAGGAATTAACACAATCGAATTTAGTGCAAGCAATAATAACGGAGCCTCTGAGAATGGGTGTATTAGAATGGCTTTCTCCAATATTAAGGCAAAACGAGAATGTTCTCCATGCATATAAACAAAGGCTATTAGACCAATTTGATCAAGTAAGGATTCAAAAGAATATTAAGAAGGAAATTGATGAATGCTCATCATTATGGGCAACCAAGGAGCATCATGAAGCGGTTAAGGGTTTCTTGACCGGAAAATAA